In Camarhynchus parvulus chromosome Z, STF_HiC, whole genome shotgun sequence, a genomic segment contains:
- the PRXL2C gene encoding peroxiredoxin-like 2C has translation MAGPAAPPVTQQVERARGCERRPEQERLREAARCPVLDADGRSVPFQALYAEQKAIVLFVRNFLCYTCKEYVEDLAKVPKAFLQESNVRLIVIGQSSYHHIKSFCSLTGYTHEMYVDPQREIYKILGMKRGEGNKASVWSPHVKSNTLLGSIRSIWRAMTGPAFDFQGDPAQQGGALILGPGNEVHFLHLDKNRLDHVPINTILQLAGVKTVNFSNRPQIIDI, from the exons ATGGCCGGGCCGGCGGCGCCCCCGGTCACACAGCAGGTCGAGCGGGCGCGGGGCTGCGAGCGGCGGCCGGAGCAGGAGCGACTGCGGGAGGCCGCCCGCTGCCCGGTGCTGGACGCGGACGGCAGGAGCGTCCCCTTCCAGGCCCTGTACGCGGAGCAGAAAGCGATCGTGCTGTTCGTGCGG AACTTTTTGTGTTACACCTGTAAAGAGTACGTAGAAGATCTGGCAAAAGTCCCCAAGGCATTTTTACAA GAATCGAATGTGAGGCTTATAGTCATTGGACAGTCATCATATCATCACATCAAG TCCTTTTGCAGTTTAACTGGATATACACATGAAATGTATGTAGATCCACAAAGagaaatttataaaatacttgGGATGAAAAGAGGTGAAGGTAATAAAGCATCAG tttggagCCCTCATGTGAAATCAAACACTCTTCTGGGAAGTATTAGGAGTATATGGAGAGCAATGACTGGCCCAGCTTTTGATTTTCAAGGAGAccctgctcagcagggaggagctTTGATTTTAGGCCCAG GCAACGAAGTTCATTTTTTGCACCTTGATAAAAACAGGCTGGATCATGTTCCCATTAATACAATCTTGCAGCTGGCAGGAGTTAAAACAGTGAATTTCTCAAACCGACCCCAGATTATTGACATATGA